The following nucleotide sequence is from Pedobacter sp. PACM 27299.
CACAGATATGACGTCGAATATCCAGCCTATCAGCCGGACGCAAATACGATCCTTGCCTTGCAGCCTCTAATGAAAGGTAAAAAGATCACCATTGTAATGGGCACCTGGTGCGGTGATAGTCAGCTGCAGGTCCCTCATTTTTACAAAATACTGGATGCCTTACATTTCAAGGAACAAGACATTACCCTGATTTGTGTAGACCACAGCAAACAAGCCGAAAATGGGCTGATCGATGGCATGAACATCAGTCATGTCCCTACTTTTATGCTT
It contains:
- a CDS encoding thioredoxin family protein produces the protein MMKKLITFTLLLFAMTASSQEINKKTKDAAGNTTGLINICSRAGLQALPEMQHRYDVEYPAYQPDANTILALQPLMKGKKITIVMGTWCGDSQLQVPHFYKILDALHFKEQDITLICVDHSKQAENGLIDGMNISHVPTFMLTEEGKELGRITESPRATLEKDMLSIFAKK